DNA sequence from the Malus sylvestris chromosome 10, drMalSylv7.2, whole genome shotgun sequence genome:
ATGTCTTTTAGGTGATCAACCACGGTGTACCAGAGAGCTTGATGAAAGAAATGATCGACGTGTGCCGAAAATTTTTTGAGCTACCGGAGGAGGAGAAGAATGAGTTTCATACAAAGAATCTGTTGGACCCAATCAAGTGCGGCACCAGCTTCAACGTCGCAATTGACAAAGTTCGTCTTTGGAGGGATTATCTCAAGGTCATCGCACACCCCGAATTCAACTCACTCTACAAACCTGCTGGATACAGTGAAGTTTCATTGGAGTTCAGCAAAAGAACCCGTGCAGTGGCAACCGAAATATTGAATGGAATATCGGAGAGTTTGGGATTGGAGGCCGATTACATTACCAAGGCCATGAACTGGGATCGCGGCTGCCAAATTCTGGCAGCGAACTACTACCCGGCTTGCCCACAGCCCGACCTGGCAATTGGTATTCCTCCTCATACAGATCATGGACTAGTGACTCTCCTTATTCAGAATGATATGTGTGGCCTTGAAGTCAAGCACAATGATCAGTGGGTCTTGGTGAATGCTGCCCCGGGCGCTTTTATTGTTAACGTCGGTGATCAAATGCAGATTCTGACAAACGACAAGTACAAAAGCATATGGCATCGAGCAACTGTGAACAACACAGCTACTAGGATATCGATCGCCGTACCACATGGACCGGCACTCGACACCCCTGCCGTACCGATCCCAGAGTTGCTAGAAAAGGAAAGCGAAAAAGCAAAGTACATCGGAATGACGTATGAGAAATTCATGGAACTTCAGGCAAGCCCCGCTGCCTACATGATGCCTTGCTTGGACCACCTAAGGGTCAAGGAcagttgaagaaaataaatgcaTGGTGGCCGGCTTGCCGGCGTTTCTCTGTTTTCTTTATGTAGAATAATatagggacactttggatgtaatctctagctatcaatattctttgattgaaaccttgttagtttttagttttttattgagatccctgacattaatgtaataatgtaagttactatattttttaaattaaaaattaaaaattaaaatttgtaattgtttatattaatgagattttaaataaaatccataatttatgggattaaaaataataaaatataaattatactctctattatattgtgtgtgtgtgtgtgtacatatatgtatgggtacattaaccaaaattaacaaaatgttattgtaccaaaacatggatacattctcaaatcaacgaaaaagaatgtacccatataaatttaaacatggattaaaattttgaatggattttatattaaaaaaagagggtacattttacatataacaaattgatatatttgagaatgagtgcatttaagttttaaaaaattgaaaaattatatgaatgagtacatttaagattaaaaaactgagaatctttttatatataaaaaaaactaataggtacaaacttaatttaatttaattttttattattttggaaatgtttgaattgaaaattaattagaaatttAATAGAGGTgagagtattaaaccctaaattaattactaatttttatattaaaaaattatataataaacatgtaaattcattatcacattattgctagagatttgaattaaaatttaaaaactaataagatcttaataaataaacaataaaaattatGGATCAGATATTAATTTTTCGAATAATATATGCTCCTGTATGAACTTTGATTCGCTATCAGAGCAGCTTGCTGAGTTATTGTCCAACGTTTCTTGCGATGCGGGTCTATGTCTTGTGTAAATCAGTGGGGCCTTCTCATATCATCAcattaatatcatcaacattaATTGATTTCTGATAGCCTAAAGATTCCTAGCTAGGTAGTGTTTAAATCAGTGGGAGCTTCTAGTCATcgattggagaaatttttagttgtaacaaaaacataagtggTACATTATATGTTTTAATAAacgtggtgagaaattttattttttaagttattaaattcCTAGCTAGGTAGTGTGTAAATCCATGGGAGCTTCTCGTCATACATAGGAGAAAtatttagttgtgacgggaatactagtggtacatcatgtgttttaatagaagtggtgataaattttattttttaagtaattaactttttagcacacatatctcatcatttatataatgacacatggtgtaccattctgtgtaccggtcacactgaaaaatctctccatacATAGGAGTCGTTTATATACCCCAATGATATACCGGAGTTTAGCAGTTCCACCCATCTGGGGAGGGCAATGACAAATCAAGTTACACTAACACCAATATTTACTCTCTAATTTCATAAATGtcagttttaataaaaactatCAATtatagcaacaaaaaaaaaaccatgtttAAATAGACCAAACTAccctaaaaattaaaatcaaattacattACACCTAAAATCGTTGGAGTTCCTTTTCATTCAAACTCACAACAATAATGCGTATTTGTTACCGGACCACCCACCGCCGCAACCCTCTCCCCTTCGGGCCTCTGCTTATTGTTCTCCTTCATATTATTTTGAAatgttcaattaaaaaaaattaaaaaattaattaatttttgttcttataCTTTTGGTATGCCTTGAAAACCtaacaaatcaaaagaaatatATTGGCAAAGTTGAAGGAGGGTCTGGCTAATTGGGAGCAACGACGACATGTTGCCATCTGTTCACCGATCATCAGGAGCTCTACCTTTTGTCAAAAGCCCATCACAATTGCatgtaaacaaacaaacacacgaGCATTTCTGATTGATTGGGAAGTGGGGATGAGACTGTGAGGTGACAATACCAAGTTTTCATGGAAATGAATTCAGGTTCATTCATAAACAGGTGGACTTGCCATAATTTTATCAAACAGTGTTTGGATTTAGGGTTAGGTTTGTTATTAACTTCAAGGGTATTGAAGTCTATTCCAGtgaaatttcatatatatttgatagtttttattaaaattgatatttataaaattagagtgtaaattttggctatatttgataaattctCATGGCGATGTATCTTCAAATTCCTACTATATTATAACTCTCCAATATTttgtaatgctaaggagactacaTTTTTATATTACCTATAGTGTGTCATCTCATGCTGTAAGTGATGCGTAAATTAGCATTTAACCAAAGTGATGCAAGCCATatgtgtggagccaaaaataatcacaaggcgacatgtagatttttgacaaaaaaagacaaaactacccttgaggtaaaccgggattcctacgtgcAATCAGCAAACAATTAtccttcaaccaagtcaaaagtgcccaaaatagttatcaacttaaaacctaatttattcatatatttcccatttcattatttagctaatcaattagctaaataatatacttattcctttcatatttcctaaaattgactaattaagggattaattacctaatcaatcccttaattatcaactaAACCTccaaattataaccaaaaacccactagggccggccatgccctttattttctgtttgttgCTGCCATTTTCTCCCCCTTTTTATGACATTCAAATAGCTAGTTAATTAGGTTATTACTATTTgctaattaactagccaattattTCCATAACTCCCCAAAATAACTAGCCCATTATCTCCATAACCCCCCAAAATAAATCACCATTTCCTCTCCTATAAATTGGGTCCCATTTTCACAAAACACTAgttccaattctcttacaaaaaatcccaaatattctaaacactatttctctctaaaattctaactttggcatcggaggttcttcggccaaagccccccccattcatcgtgggcgtgtgaggctcttggccttaaccaaaggtgctagttgttttgtaggtgcaaaatcgtccaagatcgaagaggagaaaatttgcattcacaaattggtgctttcattgagagttgaaatccatactcgtagaagactctcgcacaaaaaggttttttctttattttctagtccatttgaatatttttcatacgttcttattattagaattttttacttgcaaaggttctttgataaaaatataatgactagaaatttagaaaattccataagtgaaaattctaatatacaagaaatgggattgcggagatccgtgaggcaaaatgcgacaataaggggagcggcatcaccaccacgagtttccaccatgggaaccaccgcggtggctacctcggtagccacccacggcgaggtccatggtgccttcaccacggccaccatgggaaccactgcggtggctacttcggtagccattcgtggcgaggtccatggagctttcaccacggcccgagccgtgccatccaaggctcacggtaccaagaccacgacccaagccgtgccatccaagtttatgtggacccaagcccaagcctcgcattcacatgcaccgcgcattgagcagcctgcttccgtcgagcagcccactcccgtggcccagcctgctctcgtgacccagcctgctcccgacgagcaacccactcccgtggtccagcctgctcccgacaagcagcccactcccgtggtccagcctgcttccgtcaagCAGCCCACTTCCAtggcccagcttgctcccgccaagcaacctgctctcgcggcccagcctgcttctgccaagcagcctgctctcgtgacccagcttgctcccgacgagcagcccactcccatggtccagcctgcttccgtcgagcagcccactctcacggcctaacctgctcctgccaagcagcctgctctcgtgacccagcctgcttccatcgagcagcccactcccgtggcccagcctgctcctaccaagcagcctgctttcgtggcccagcctgctcccgacgagcagcccactcccgtggtccagcctgcttccgtcgagcagcccactctcacggcccaacctgcttctGCCAAGCAgtctgctctcgtgacccagcctgctcccgacgagcagccaaGGCCCAGACTactcccgtggctttccaagcagcccaagtcggcccaagactatctcaaccatctggaCCTACTATCGAGCCGGGagcattctcaccatattttttcacggatttgacatttcccaactcaaatctcgcgcccggagtctaccactcttccactgcccaaggaggcgcattccttccaagctcttccaatctaaatggcgaacaacacttgtctcgacaagtcatagagttgacgagcgcccttgcacaacagacaaccttggtgaatcaacttttgcaacgcatcgggatccaacgtgcagACGGacatttccagcagcgtcctgGCAagtagccactcgaccagccacgagccgaacgtttgggcagtgtacattcccgtcttagagcgcgaaggagcatgcactctcgactaggcccacggaggagcatacattcacggttggggtcatactctgatagtcaacatgaacaaccttccgggcaaagtgtctattcgcagcaaagcccacaaggagcgtcatccacctcacatcagagtcggCAGCatgacggacggagagaagcagtcactcaatccagctcaagttcaaccagcagcctgcgaagaactcgctcgcctactaggaacgcaccacaagcactgcatccgcggcatagacgagccaaacacatggaagagcagcctagaccagcaagtcatgactgggggcagccaagagctccgctacccaacaaaggcaaattcaggaagaagtagagagactcttgaccaagcgattacatgatttccaatgcaacgaggtcaccgacgaggcactacgacggaacataaccaacataagcaggtcacccttcacggaggagatctagcaggcagagcctccacgcgagttcagcatgccacatttcacatctttcaaaggggatgaagacccggagagacacttaaaacgttaccaaagtgcaatgatcctttatcgaaacaacgatgatctcatgtgcaagatattcgccaccactctacaaggcgaggcgcaagattggttctacaccctgccgccacaatccatccgaaatttctacgaactttctttggttttcaccaaagaatattcatcctatcgctcgataaaaaagaagtctgaccatttgttcgacgtcaagaagaacccaaatgagtcacttcgcgactatgtgaggaggttcaaagtagagaaggcaaaaatagtcggatgcaacgactcgatagctagagcagccttccaaaaaggacttccagcagaccacccgttattcggaaaattgatcatgaaagaagatctaactctggcagactcttttgctttagcagagaagcatgcactttaggatgaggctcgccaatgcatattcaaggacttgaagaagtacccgacatcacatCCCTAGAAACAGCGgatgacttattcgcatgtttgacggtatctaaagtagcaataagctctaccatcatgcgagaagagctgggggcccgactacctgtattctacagttacctgcagtcatcatcatgacgcactattctgTCGAATCTAAACTGGCGGCGATAAAGGCAtagaccctggcagatgcaaaattttctgacgaacgtaacaactcggcccaacgatgccccgAAGGCAGTCGATCACACTTTAGCCGCACATAttccctcaatggagatttctggcattcGCATGTCaacggcgcatccaactacaaaggctcgtgagcagccgtggttcgtggcaaccgactacttcactaaATAGgtggaagcagagcccatgacgaccacaattcagacggacatagagcgcttcatatggaggaacatcatttaccgatttggcatctcttaatccatcgtcaccaacaacggcctgcaattcatgggcaaagatttggcgaagttcttccaaaaatatggcatcaagcagcatatgtccatgccgagatatcctcaaggcaataggcaggccgaaacatccaaaaagatggatctcatctgggaaggtGTGTACAAGCTCAGCAGAATAGGCGGCACGAGTAATTATACCCCCGCtaccatgaaacgataaaaagatcaaaaagtagtggagcgcctacaatctgaagaagtaccatgtgtgacctcccactacatcaaagcccgaagactcaagaagctcgacgggcaccacctcacaagtcgaggactatccagttgttatgcagttcctaccttacagctaagttctcgttcgtttcactcgtttttcaatgaggaattcagaagtaatcacaacttggctcggctgcatgcttataacaactgatcactccgaaacttcaaaagaagattgcgcccttcttagggacccatcgcaggaattgcgccccccgagggaccaaccatgctctccagtgcgagagggtaaactaattgctctccagtgcaagagggtaaaccaattccccgacacccatatgggtcagctctccaagacgggaggataaactttacactccgaatatccagacgtggatgagcctggctgccctagtataactagatgcacgatggcttgcgccgggattcctagaagtagccgcaatggtctttttcaaggcttagctaactgaaggattttgggtctcttggcctaatctgtggggaaccgggccctagagacggagagggcacattacacAGTACAttcgatggacggctgccctggaatcctaaagctgctactgagtgcactaaggtagcctacggattccggaagactgcctacggcttgcccttcgagcagtaaagccgcgctagacttaggcaactgcacattcttgtgaaaggttaaacaagctagcgcgcatatacgaagttttatccactgccgacatgctatgtagtcgataagcttcacctctgccaagcacggaacaacctacaccaagttctcaagtgttgtgatacttgctacgcaacctacggaattgaagaaagtcaaggttaataacctagtggttacgcggacttgtatgcttctgtaagtaaggcatccggctgccaaccctatggctaacaactttgcaa
Encoded proteins:
- the LOC126586652 gene encoding 2-oxoglutarate-dependent dioxygenase 19-like isoform X2 — translated: MAPTVTSVDASEPNVASIKTLAGSDALTSVPSEYAYIMDPNDKGDANDPEHSIPIIDFALLTSDSPDERAQMIQKLGKACQDWGFFQVINHGVPESLMKEMIDVCRKFFELPEEEKNEFHTKNLLDPIKCGTSFNVAIDKVRLWRDYLKVIAHPEFNSLYKPAGYSEVSLEFSKRTRAVATEILNGISESLGLEADYITKAMNWDRGCQILAANYYPACPQPDLAIGIPPHTDHGLVTLLIQNDMCGLEVKHNDQWVLVNAAPGAFIVNVGDQMQILTNDKYKSIWHRATVNNTATRISIAVPHGPALDTPAVPIPELLEKESEKAKYIGMTYEKFMELQASPAAYMMPCLDHLRVKDS